AGACGTCAGCTAGTGAGCTTGAGCTGATAGTCTTCAAAAGTGACGAGATATCCATCTCCCTCGGGCGACGCACCCATGAGGCCGACCTGGAGAGCCTCCGACGTCGGAAGGTAGGTCATTCTAAAAGGAATATAGCCGGATGAGGGCTCCCAATAGAATATCTGAATCGTTTCTTGGCGGCGCTCTACTTTCAACCGGAGGGATTCAGGAGCATCAGGCAAAGGAGTCCTTGACCAGTCAGAGTAGACATGGGTCACAACGGCACTTAGATTTTGTACCCCATCGACATACTCGATCCCTGTTTTGATCCAGTGTTTTTCATCGACCCGCAGCATGATACCTGCTTGGTCATAGAGATCTTTGTATTCGCCGCGAATGGTGACCTCCACTGTGAAGTCTGTGGCGATCGCACTGAAGTAAAAGTGTCCGTTATCTCGAATGAAGCCGTAGTGAGTAATGCGCCAAAAATCAGTCTTGGGAGCTGTTTTGACTATTAGTTGCTTGTCTGACCCCGACCATTGGGGAGGCTCATTCAGCCATTGCATCTACTTTCTCCTGAGGTATTCTTCGAAGTCATCCGTTTAATCGGTGGGTACTGATGGCACAGACACAAACACAACTGATCAGGCTAGCGATCGCTCTCCGATCGCGGATCAGGGGGAGAGTCTAGAAGGACTGGAGCGATCGCTGACTTTGTGGGGCGATCGCGATCTAGCTGCGTCAGCGCCACAGCCACCAACAGCAGCACAATCGCGATCGCCCGTGAAGCATTGATCGGGTGAGGCGTGAGGCCAAACCAACCCCATTGATCCACCAGCAGAGACATCGTCATTTGACTGCAAACCACCGCCAGCGTCGTTGTTGTCAGCCCGAGCTGAGGCACAACCAGGGTGTTCAAAGTGACAAAAACCGCTCCCAGCAAGCCACCCAGAAACGCCCACCAAGGCACCAGAGCCAAGCGGCTCAAGTCAACCGAGCCCAGCACACCCAACACCAATAGTAGGGTCAGTGTACTAAATCCGACCATAAAATTGACGGTGGCCGCAGCCACAGGGGACCGGAGCGATCGCCGCAGACGGGCATTCGCCGCTGCACCAATCGACAAGAATCCACCAGCTGAACTCGCCGTCAGCAGCACAATCAATATTTCCATCGGTGATTACCTCGGCTGAACCAGAAAAAAGAGCGCAACGGCCAGTAGACCCACCGCAAACCGGCGATGGGGCGTGAGGCGGTGTTGAGGAATATTTAGCCAACCAAAGTGATCGGTGATGATGCCCATCATCACCTGTCCGCCCACCACCAGCCCCAAAGTCAGCGTAGCGCCCAAGGTATAGGTGAAATAAGTGCTTGAGGAAATGTACCAAGCACCCAAAACACCGCCCGCCCAGCTCCAGGGCGGACTAGACACCAGTCCAGACCAGTTCGGACGCTCAAGGCGATCCGTGAGCAGTACAGCAACCAGCGCCAATGCGCCCACCAAGTAAGAAAGATCAGCAGCCAAAGGAACAGAACCGAGCGATCGCGCTAGCTGAGCATTCAGACTGGCCTGAATCGGTAAGAGCGCACCACTCAGCAGCGCTAGCAGCAAATACAAACAAATCTGACATCGCCAGACCAGCTTGCCCAAACGACTGAATCGGTGAGAAATCATGATTTAGATAATGGATGAAGTCTATGGGTTCGTCTCTCAAAACTCAGTAGACGATTAGAGCGTCGAGACCGACGTCAAGCCGCACACCTCTAAGAGGCGATCGCCGTTAGCAAATACGACCCCTTCGTCAAATCTGCCAACACCGAAGGAGCCCCAGGCGTCCAACGCAGCAAACACTTCGCATAGTCCCCCGAAACTCGCTGGCTAAGCGCCAAAGCATTGGCCAGATCACCCCAGATTTGCCGACCCTCCGCCAAGGACATCAGGTTTAGGCTTGCCCCGACACCAGCCGCATCTCCCGCCGCCAGCGCCACATCCCGCGCAGACACCTGCTCTCCGCTCGCCCCAACTAGCAATGTCCCTGGGGGTGCTTGTTCCATGGCCTTGACGTACAGCGTGGCCAAGTCATCCACATGCACAAACGACCAGATATTCTCACCCGATCCAATCACAGGCACCGCCCCTTGTTCTCGCCCCGCCTGCATCAGCATCGACAGCAGCCCGCCACCATGTCCATAGACCAAAGCTGGACGAATCGCCACCGTTCGCACCCCCCGATCCGCAGCCACCAACACCTCATTTTCGACAGCAGGTCGCCAGGCCACGATCGGGGACGGGTTCAGCGGAAACGCTTCATCAGCCAGAGTTTCACCCGTATCACCCATCACCCAAACTCCGCTGGTATAGACAAAAGGCTTGTGGGTTTCTGCCAGCGCCGCCAAGAGAGTAGCGACGGCTTGGCGATCGACTGTGGCCATCTGAGCATTATTCGTCGCCGCCGTATGAATAATGGCGTCCACCTGAACCGCTGCCCGCTCCAGACTCTCTGCGTCGGTCAAGTTGCCCAGGTGAGGGTGAATCCCGGCTCTCTCTAAGTGCTGGGCCGCAGCTTTGGAGCGGGCAATCCCAACCACTTGATGATGGCTGAGCTGCAAGGCCCTCGCGACGGCGCTGCCAATGTAGCCGGTGGCGCTCGTGAGTAGTACTTTCATCGTTTATCCTTTAGCTTTTGTTCATTTAGCTAAGTATCTTGATATAAAGATAGTTGATATAAAGGTAAATAACAAGAATCTTTATGTCAAGATATAATGACGCCATGAACCAAGACAGAATCGACCACATCCTTGAGCAATGGCAGCAGGAACTGCCTCAGCTAGACGCCTCCGCTTTGGCAGTCGTAGGCCGTGTGTTGCGGATTGCGCGTCTCTTGGAGAAGCAGCGAGAAACCGTGTTGTCAGAGTATGGACTGAGCCTTTGGTCCTTCGATGTACTCGCCACGCTGCGACGCCAAGGGCCGCCCTATCGCCTAAAGCCAACGGATTTGTACGGCCTGCTGATGCTGTCGTCAGGGGCCATGACCAACCGCATCGATCGCCTCGAGCAGGACGGCATCGTAGAGCGCTTGAGGGATCCGGGCGATCGCCGCAGCGTCATGGTACAGCTCACCCCCAAGGGCGTTCAGTTAGCAGATACAGTCGTTCCCGCGCTATTGTCCACCGAACAGGAGTTGCTCTCTCACTTTGCAACACCCGACGAGATAAATACTCTAACTTCCTTGCTCAGGAAGCTTCTAGCTTCTCTTGAAAAGACAGTCAAGTAATAATAGTGGCGGCCTGCAAAATAATTTGCATGCATCTCGATTACAGAAGAATAATCAACGAGAGTCAAGAGGCCATCGGCACTCAATAAAAGCACATTGATTAACCACAACTCACTAAAAAGTATAAAGTCCTATCCAGCGAATCTGACACTCAGTCCATAGGGAGTAACATGCCGCTCTACACCTATATCGTCACGTTCAAAGGCGCCACTTATGTAGCCCAAGACAGCAAGAGCAATTTCAGGGGCTTTATATCAAGCTGGTCTAGCGAAGTGCCCAAGGGAGCATTGCCAGGGCTAACTCCTGCGCTCCAGACAGAATTAGGCAAAAAAGCCTACGTGGGCGAGTTTCAGCCTCTGCCAAACAGGAAGCATGTCTGGTACAAATCCATTGACTTAGATGGTAGCCCGTTGACCGTTTACGCCGTTCAAACCGAGAGATAACTCATTAGATAAAAAAGTCTTCAGAGTGAATAGCATTTCAGTAGTTCGTCTACATGATTTGACCGAAAATCTGAAAGCATGATTATATTCATAGCTTTTAATACATCAAAATTTGAGTGCAGCAGATTAACAAAAATCGCTGAGATGAGATGTCAACATCTCAACCAATACTGGCCCAAATTATTTGATTAGCAATTAATTTTAAAAATTTTTGATTTTATGATGAGGCTTTTATAAATAATCTCCATGGAGTCAAGGATCTCCATGGACTGCGCAGAGCTTTGAGTTGAAAAAGTAAGCCTTGTATGTCGCGTTGGTCTGCCGCATTAGGAAAGCACGGCAGACCAAGACCCATTTGGAATCAGGCGCCCATCAGTGCCTGGGCTAGTCCAATGTAGAGCGGTATTCCTATACCAATGGCAATCGGCGTACCGATCGCCGTAGAGGCACCAATATACGCAGAAGGATTGGCTGACGGGATACCAGCGCGCAGCGTGGGCGGCCCCGAGATATCTGAACTGGAGCAGGCGATCACAGCTAGAATCACAACACCACCAGGGGTGAATCCTGTAGCGTAGTGAGCAATCATGCCAAGACCGAAGGCAATGAACCCATGCAGCAACGGTGCCACCACAGCATATACGGCGTACCACTGGGCCACTTTGCGCAGTTCACCAAGTCTTGACCAAGCCTCCATCCCCATGATCAGCATTAGAATCGAAAGCAGACCACGGAAGAGAGGATCGTAGAAGCTTTCGTAGACACTTTCCGGTCGGGTTAATAAGCCCAGAACGAGTCCAAGCAGCAGCGCCGATAAAGCAGAGCCCTGGAGGCTTTCTTTCACGATAGGCCATATTTCGACCCGATTTCCTCCATCACCACGCTGCATGCTGAGATACTCTTGCCGAGTGGTGGGATACTCCGACGGATTAGAATAATCGCCTGCCGCAACCGGTTGCTTGCTGAAAAACTCTTGCTTATTGAGATCTTCGCTTGCAGCATTGCGCTTCTTGCTGATGTATATGCTGGCCACGACGATCGCAGTCACGAGCGCCGGGATATCCATGAAGGGATAGAGAGCTGCGGCCCAGGGCTCATACGCGACGCCTTGCTCTTCTAAAAGCGTCAGGGCAGCGGCCATCGTAGAGCCACTCACCGCCCCAAATAACCCTGCGGTCGCAATGGCGTCTACCGTTTTGACCTTCGGGAGTTTGGCTAATGTGTAGCGCCCGATGAATACGATCAGAATGCCCATTACCACAGCGAACAGCGCGGGTAATAGCATATCCACCAGATTGGCATTGCGAATCGCAATGCCGCCGCTCAAACCGACTTTGATGAGCAGCATGAAAACGATGAACTTATAGATCGCATCTGGAATTTGCAGTTGGCTACCAAGGGCAGCAATGACCATGCCACCGATTAGAAAGCCAAGGGTCGGGGACTGCAATTGCGCCAGAAAGTCCATCATGAAAAGGGACAAGAAATCCACGGATACCTCCTTCCATCTTTTCCAACAAGGGATTTTGTGACAGGTGAGCTTCACAAAAGCTGCAAAAAGCGAGGGCAAAGCGCGTCACCCCTACAGCGCAGGCGTTAGGAGAGCATCTATCAACCGTGCGTTCAGGGATAGTTGCTTTTCAAACACCGCGAAGTGTCGCTATCTTGCAACCTTTTATATAGACTAAAGTCTATTGAGATTTGAATCTTTACGTGCTTAAGTCTATCCCAAAAGATACTGATTTTTGCGCCTCGGCAACATAAATTTGAAACGCAATATCAAATCCAAACCATAAGCTTTCCCTTTAACTGCTCATTTTTCACATATTTCTGGTTAATACGAATAGCAATTGTAGAGATTCTTCTATGCATCCTTATCTCTACGGTTATCAATAGTTGGCATAGAACAATCCGATCAGCTAAGCCCTGCGCTCTTACAAATCGCGATCAGCTTGGGGATCTTGCCTTGAGTCATATCCATCTCTCAGGACTTAGCCGACGCTCAATTCGATGACTCTACCAGTGAGCAGTCTCGTAGGTATGGCGCTTACCATTCTCACTGCTCTCCCCCAATTGATGTTAGATAGTAACTAAAGGAGTGCATTTGCAAATCCTTGATATAGACTTAAGAACATGGCTAAAAGCAAAATCATAGAGTATTGTCTTTAATTGTTTCGATGGAACGCATCAGGAGGTACACACCATGACCCAACAAGCCAGTAAGCTCGTTATCGTTACGGAAAAGCTACTGCTAAAACAGATCACCAAGATTATCGACAAAGCCGGAGCGACAGGTTACACGGTGGTTTCCGCCGGTGGTAAAGGCAGCCGCAACGTGCGATCGTCGGGACAGCCTAATGTTTCTGACACTTTCTCAAATATCAAGATTGAAGTGCTCACCTCTAATCGGGATATGGCCTTAAAGATTTCAGATGAGGTCGCAGCGCAATTTTTCGCTGATTATTCGGGCATCACCTATATCTGCGATGCAGAGGTTCTGCACGTTCACAAGTTCTAACCCAGAACTTCTAGGTAGTGCAGAACAATCTGGTATCTACCATTTATGACTTCGTCATGATAGGGTTGCTACTCAATCCGAGAGACTCAAGCTTGCTGCAAGTGTCTCAGAGCATAAGTTCTTGGGAAACTTTTCTGAGGCAGTGGAGTGAAGAGATTGTATCTGTCTTCTCTCAAGCTCCAGTTTTATAATACAGATTTGTAGGGTGGGCAGTGCTCACCCTATTATTGTTTAGCCATTTTTTCAAGGATTAGGGCTAGATATACAATGCACAAACTAAAGGTTTATTCATTTAGCCAGACTCTATCTTCTGTTAAGAAAGGTCTTTAGCGATTGTCGAATAGGTCTCTCTCAGGCTTGACTCAGAAGCAGCCTCCTAGAAGCTAAATTGTATGAGCACTTCTATAATTTAAAAATCTAATCGGTAGCAGTCGAATATGTTTACTAATGCAATGATACATATGCATAAAATTTGCGCTGACCTCCTGAGTCTTATTAAAAGATGCGAACAAGTTTGGGGGTT
This genomic stretch from Geitlerinema sp. PCC 7407 harbors:
- a CDS encoding NAD-dependent epimerase/dehydratase family protein, translated to MKVLLTSATGYIGSAVARALQLSHHQVVGIARSKAAAQHLERAGIHPHLGNLTDAESLERAAVQVDAIIHTAATNNAQMATVDRQAVATLLAALAETHKPFVYTSGVWVMGDTGETLADEAFPLNPSPIVAWRPAVENEVLVAADRGVRTVAIRPALVYGHGGGLLSMLMQAGREQGAVPVIGSGENIWSFVHVDDLATLYVKAMEQAPPGTLLVGASGEQVSARDVALAAGDAAGVGASLNLMSLAEGRQIWGDLANALALSQRVSGDYAKCLLRWTPGAPSVLADLTKGSYLLTAIAS
- a CDS encoding MarR family winged helix-turn-helix transcriptional regulator, producing the protein MNQDRIDHILEQWQQELPQLDASALAVVGRVLRIARLLEKQRETVLSEYGLSLWSFDVLATLRRQGPPYRLKPTDLYGLLMLSSGAMTNRIDRLEQDGIVERLRDPGDRRSVMVQLTPKGVQLADTVVPALLSTEQELLSHFATPDEINTLTSLLRKLLASLEKTVK
- a CDS encoding DMT family transporter, which gives rise to MISHRFSRLGKLVWRCQICLYLLLALLSGALLPIQASLNAQLARSLGSVPLAADLSYLVGALALVAVLLTDRLERPNWSGLVSSPPWSWAGGVLGAWYISSSTYFTYTLGATLTLGLVVGGQVMMGIITDHFGWLNIPQHRLTPHRRFAVGLLAVALFFLVQPR
- a CDS encoding P-II family nitrogen regulator — protein: MTQQASKLVIVTEKLLLKQITKIIDKAGATGYTVVSAGGKGSRNVRSSGQPNVSDTFSNIKIEVLTSNRDMALKISDEVAAQFFADYSGITYICDAEVLHVHKF
- a CDS encoding DUF1349 domain-containing protein, encoding MQWLNEPPQWSGSDKQLIVKTAPKTDFWRITHYGFIRDNGHFYFSAIATDFTVEVTIRGEYKDLYDQAGIMLRVDEKHWIKTGIEYVDGVQNLSAVVTHVYSDWSRTPLPDAPESLRLKVERRQETIQIFYWEPSSGYIPFRMTYLPTSEALQVGLMGASPEGDGYLVTFEDYQLKLTS
- a CDS encoding DMT family transporter, with protein sequence MEILIVLLTASSAGGFLSIGAAANARLRRSLRSPVAAATVNFMVGFSTLTLLLVLGVLGSVDLSRLALVPWWAFLGGLLGAVFVTLNTLVVPQLGLTTTTLAVVCSQMTMSLLVDQWGWFGLTPHPINASRAIAIVLLLVAVALTQLDRDRPTKSAIAPVLLDSPPDPRSESDR
- a CDS encoding sodium-dependent bicarbonate transport family permease, whose protein sequence is MDFLSLFMMDFLAQLQSPTLGFLIGGMVIAALGSQLQIPDAIYKFIVFMLLIKVGLSGGIAIRNANLVDMLLPALFAVVMGILIVFIGRYTLAKLPKVKTVDAIATAGLFGAVSGSTMAAALTLLEEQGVAYEPWAAALYPFMDIPALVTAIVVASIYISKKRNAASEDLNKQEFFSKQPVAAGDYSNPSEYPTTRQEYLSMQRGDGGNRVEIWPIVKESLQGSALSALLLGLVLGLLTRPESVYESFYDPLFRGLLSILMLIMGMEAWSRLGELRKVAQWYAVYAVVAPLLHGFIAFGLGMIAHYATGFTPGGVVILAVIACSSSDISGPPTLRAGIPSANPSAYIGASTAIGTPIAIGIGIPLYIGLAQALMGA